The genomic DNA CCGCTACTTTTAGCTGTAGTGTATTCCCCTTTATCGTCAACAGCATAACAAAGTTCTTTGTGTTTACCTGTTTCCAAACTACTTTTATCTTGGGGAACATCACTCTTTTTCATAAAACTATTTCAATTCTTTAATAACCAGATTCATCTCACAAGATAATAATTTGGATGCTCCTTCATGAATATTACATTCTAAAGAACATATGCTATAGTTGTTAGTGTCAAATCTTGATGTTAATCTTGCACTGGAGATAATGGTACTATCCACCTTAGGACAGGAAAACACCGTTACTTTTTTCACGGCACTAATAAAACCAATTAGATTAGCACCTTCTCCTTCAATATCATCATCATTAAAAAAACTTTTGCCAACTATTGATGAGCAAGTTTGTGCTGCATTCTCTATTAACCCTATTTCGTTAAAATAATCATCTTCAACTAAAAGACAGTCTTTTTTAATTTTAAATGATGTAGAAACATGTTCATCGTTAAGAGTTAAGACTTTGTCTACCATCAAAAATGGAGAACGATGCGGTAAAAAATTAGAGACATCTATTTTATCAAGGTTAATCATTAACTTGCAATAACAGTTTTCATTATACTTGAAGCCATTTTTTCTTTTTTGGTATTAAAAACAGTTATTTCCACTAAAGTCACTCCCATAAATTCATGTAAAATATGTGCTTCTGTTTTTATAGTTTCATTTAATTGAGGCAACATTGAGATCTCTATTTTTTTAATGGATCCTATATAACCTGTTGGTGCAGGGGCTCCTTTTAAAAAATAATCGTATCCCGTATGAAGTGCCACAGTTTGTGCCATATTCTCTATTAATCCGGGTTCGGATAGTGCCTTATTTTCAAAAAAAATATTGGTGTCTAAAACTTTTAATGAGGATACCACATTTGTATCGGAAAAACCTAACAAGCTATCTACCATCACAAAAGGTGTTTTTTGCGGAATTAAGTGTTCTATATTTGTAATTGGTTTTTGTAGTAAAATCATTTTAGCAAACAGTTAAATGCGCATAAGCATAAGAAAATCTTCCGCTTTCTGGCACGGATAGCATTATTTTGTCTCCTTTTTTCAACTTTCCAGAAGACATTAATTCTTCAAGCATTAAGTAAATAGAGGCAGACCCAACATTGCCCACTTTATCTAAATTAGTAAACCAACTACTTTCTGGAATTTGCAACCCTTTTTCTTTAATGCCAGCTTTTAATTTTTCAGCAAAATAATTAGACGATAAATGCGGTAGAAAATAGTCGATATCCGAGGGGTCTTTAGCATGTTTTTTAAAGACCAGTTCCAAGCTTTCTACCCCTTTATTAATAACATGCTTTTCTAAAATTTTAACATCTTGTTTTACAGAAAAGATAGATTCTTCTAACCATTGTTTAGAGTTGTATTCTGTCCAAGGTTTAATAGAACCATCGGCAAGTTTTTCTCCACCAGAATACATGCAGGTTTCCAATTCATGTGCATACGAATAGGCTTCCATCCAATCTACTTTTAAAGAGATACCGTCTTTATTTTTTTTGTTTTCTAATAGCATTGCCCCTGCTCCATCTGATAACATCCAACGTAAAAAATCTTTTTTAAATGCTATGATGGGCTGCTCTTCTAAAGATGAAAGCGACACCGCTTCTTCCTTAAACATATTTGCCCGTATTCGTGTAGAAGATCTTTCTGATCCTGTACAAACTGCATTGTTTGAATTTCCTGATTTTACAGATAAAAATCCAAACTTTAAAGAACTCATACCTGCACAACAAATACCTGAGGCTGAGTTTATCTCCAGATTTTTATTTGCTAATAAACCATGAACCATGGATGCATGTGAGGGCAATAATTGATCGGGGGAAGAGGTTCCGCAGCATAATAATTCCATACTGTTTTGAGTAAACGAATCGTCAAATAACTTTGCAATGGCTTCTTTAGTTAATTCTGCATTGGTATGGGTAATTTCGCCCTGACTATTCATGGCATAATAACGCTCCTTTATGCCATTATTTCTTAATACTATTCTTTTTGCTCTAGAAGGCTTGTCGTTAATTTGACCTAAAACACCTTCCATTTCATCATTACTAATAGGGTTATTTGGTAAAAATTTTGATATCCTTGTTATGTAAACGTCTTTCATTTAATCCCTTCTATTTAATTTCTACAGATGAATAATATTTTTTATCCTTTTTTATCTTTCCAGACAAAGGCAGATAAGTCAACAAAAATAAAAGAAAAACCACGGGAGCAATAACCCAAATGGCAAATAATAAATAATAATTAAACATTTTAATCCAAATTGTACGCTTATGGATACTTCTTTTCCCTTTAGAATAGATAAGTTTTGCCCATTTACCAAACAAAACATTGGCTCTTTTATCTGCTAAAACTAAAAAAGGTTTTATTTCTACAGCTTTTTCTTTGATTAGGCTTTTTTGAAGATTATCGAGCTTATTACTAACGGTATGATCTAATATAATATCACCAAACCTTGTAGATTCATCAATATCTTTTTGAGACACGCCCGGTTTAGGAAATATGCCTAGATACTTCTTTTTCTCTCCAGTAAACATCCATTGTACTATGGTAATAACACTTATATGGTTTATATGTCTATCTCTTAAAACAATGTTGCCGACTAATTTCGAACCACATTCCTTAAGTAAAGCTTTTGTTTTTTCTTGAGCCATTATCCACATATTTCTACAACCAATAACCGTAATTACCGGCGTATTTACCAGTAATTGTTTAGCTTTAGGGGTACGTAATAAAGAATTTGTTGGAATTGATGGGCTTAAATACCAAACGGAATACCCTAAAATGACTAAATCGAATTTTTGATTTAGAATGGCTTCAGGGATGGGTTTTATTTTTGAAGGAATTTGAAGAAAAGATTCTGGAAATGCATTTAAAAAGTCTTTTTTTTTCCATGGAAACGCAAAAGGTGTTTCCATTTCTATTTGATGGTGAACAACTTTTATGTTTTTGGAACTATTAAGAGGCATCGCTATATTATTTACGATTTCTGTTAATTGTCCAGATTGAGAATAATGAATAACTAGAATGTTCTTCATTTTATTACTTATTGTTTGCATCCCAAAAATCAAAATAATTAAACCATTGTAATGGGTATTTTTTAATCATCCATTCTAAGCTTTGCGTATATTCTTTTAGTAATGCTTTAGCATCTCTATGCTTGACCTCGGCTGTTCTTGCATAAAGGTGGTAGTGTTTTCTGGTTTCTTTTAGTACATATACAAAAAGCACAGGAACTTGTAATCGCGAGCTTATAAGAAATGGACCAGCTGGAAACTTTGTTTTTTTACCCAATAATTCTTCTTCTAAATATTTTGAATCTTTAATGTAGCGGTCTCCTGTTATACAAACAATTTCATTTCTTGCCAATGCTGCATTAATTTCAAAGATATGGGAAAGGTCTTCTTTAATAAGAATGATTTTTATATCAGGTTTTTTTGTAACACTGTCAAGATAATCTTTTATAGCGGTATGTTCAACATTCGTTGTGAGTAAACTTATGCATTCATTTTCTTCTAATTCTCCAAAAAAATGCTGAGCAATTTCAAAATTACCCATATGACCACTTATAAGTATACCCCCTTTTTTTTGTTTTAGTATGTCTTTTATACGTTCTATACCGTCATAATCATAGGTAAATTTAGATTTTAACCCAGAAGAAATAGCAACTTTATCTATTATGGTTTGTCCAAAAACAAAATAACTTCTGTAAATGCTTACTATACTTTTAAATTTGGAATAGTTTAGTCTTTTATGAAAGTAATAGTAGGTCGCTATGGTGCTGTCCATTGCAAAAAGGCAGAAATAAGCAGCAACAAAATATAAAATGAAGTATGCTGAACGTAATCCCAGTTTTTTGATGCAAAACATGAATATTTTGTAGCCTAAAACTGTACCTCTGGACTTCCCTTTCCATTCAGCAGCCATACATATTTGGGTAAAATTATTTTAATTTGTTTTCAATAAGATTGTAAAAATCTTGAAGTGTAATAATATTTATAAAATCTTCTCCTACTAGTTTAACGCCAAAGTTAGATTCAATAGACACAACAAGGTCTACAAAATCTAAACTGTCCAGCTCAAGAGTTTCTTTTAAGTTAGCTTCGGGTGAAATATCATCATTTTCAACTTCAAATTCATCTATAAGAAAGTCGTTTATTTTTTCAATAATAACTTCTTTATTCATCTTTGTGCTTTATTTTTTTTATTATTAATGCAGAATTTGTTCCTCCAAACCCAAAGGAATTGGACAAAAATACATCAATTTTTTTATCTAACGTTTTACTTACCAAATTTAATTTTGCTGCATCTTCGTCTGGTTTCTCTAGATTTATGTTAGGAGCAATAAAAGAGTGCTGCATCATAAGCATCGAATATATAATTTCACTAGCTCCAGCCATCCAGCATTCATGTCCTGTCATAGACTTTGTAGAGCTTACATAAGGACCGTTTTCTCCAAAAACATCTAATATTGCTTTAGCTTCATTGGCGTCTCCAACTGGTGTTGAGGTAGCATGTGCATTAACATAGTCGATACTGTTAACGGGAATGTTTGCTTGTAAAATAGCTTTATTCATGGCGCGGGAAGGACCATCGACATTTGGTGTCGAAATATGTTCTCCGTTTGATGAAAACCCATAGCCTATAATTTCACCTAGAATAGGAGCGCCTCTCTTTATGGCAGACTCATAACTTTCTACGATTAAGGTTGCCCCACCACCACTAGGTATAAGACCGTCACGATTTTTATCGAAAGGACGCGATGCCTTCGCTGGTTGATCTTCGTTTGCAGAAAACACGCCTAAACCATCAAAGCTTGCCATGGCTAGTTCGTTAATTTCTTGGGCACCACCACAAATAATACAATCTTGAAGGCCACTTTTTATAAGTTGATATGCCATACCTATAGCGTGAGAGCCACTTGCGCAGGCAGCACTTATAGTAAAATTAACACCTGTTAATTTAA from Flavivirga abyssicola includes the following:
- a CDS encoding beta-ketoacyl-ACP synthase III, producing the protein MKDVYITRISKFLPNNPISNDEMEGVLGQINDKPSRAKRIVLRNNGIKERYYAMNSQGEITHTNAELTKEAIAKLFDDSFTQNSMELLCCGTSSPDQLLPSHASMVHGLLANKNLEINSASGICCAGMSSLKFGFLSVKSGNSNNAVCTGSERSSTRIRANMFKEEAVSLSSLEEQPIIAFKKDFLRWMLSDGAGAMLLENKKNKDGISLKVDWMEAYSYAHELETCMYSGGEKLADGSIKPWTEYNSKQWLEESIFSVKQDVKILEKHVINKGVESLELVFKKHAKDPSDIDYFLPHLSSNYFAEKLKAGIKEKGLQIPESSWFTNLDKVGNVGSASIYLMLEELMSSGKLKKGDKIMLSVPESGRFSYAYAHLTVC
- a CDS encoding dialkylrecorsinol condensing enzyme DarA → MKNILVIHYSQSGQLTEIVNNIAMPLNSSKNIKVVHHQIEMETPFAFPWKKKDFLNAFPESFLQIPSKIKPIPEAILNQKFDLVILGYSVWYLSPSIPTNSLLRTPKAKQLLVNTPVITVIGCRNMWIMAQEKTKALLKECGSKLVGNIVLRDRHINHISVITIVQWMFTGEKKKYLGIFPKPGVSQKDIDESTRFGDIILDHTVSNKLDNLQKSLIKEKAVEIKPFLVLADKRANVLFGKWAKLIYSKGKRSIHKRTIWIKMFNYYLLFAIWVIAPVVFLLFLLTYLPLSGKIKKDKKYYSSVEIK
- a CDS encoding ABC transporter permease is translated as MINLDKIDVSNFLPHRSPFLMVDKVLTLNDEHVSTSFKIKKDCLLVEDDYFNEIGLIENAAQTCSSIVGKSFFNDDDIEGEGANLIGFISAVKKVTVFSCPKVDSTIISSARLTSRFDTNNYSICSLECNIHEGASKLLSCEMNLVIKELK
- a CDS encoding LpxL/LpxP family acyltransferase; protein product: MAAEWKGKSRGTVLGYKIFMFCIKKLGLRSAYFILYFVAAYFCLFAMDSTIATYYYFHKRLNYSKFKSIVSIYRSYFVFGQTIIDKVAISSGLKSKFTYDYDGIERIKDILKQKKGGILISGHMGNFEIAQHFFGELEENECISLLTTNVEHTAIKDYLDSVTKKPDIKIILIKEDLSHIFEINAALARNEIVCITGDRYIKDSKYLEEELLGKKTKFPAGPFLISSRLQVPVLFVYVLKETRKHYHLYARTAEVKHRDAKALLKEYTQSLEWMIKKYPLQWFNYFDFWDANNK
- a CDS encoding acyl carrier protein is translated as MNKEVIIEKINDFLIDEFEVENDDISPEANLKETLELDSLDFVDLVVSIESNFGVKLVGEDFINIITLQDFYNLIENKLK
- a CDS encoding beta-ketoacyl-[acyl-carrier-protein] synthase family protein; amino-acid sequence: MRRVVITGMGIYSCIGKNLEEVKTSLYNGTSGIISDEKRKPFGYRSSLTGMVETPNLKNLLTRRQRISLGEEGSYAYMATIEALENAKITQEFIDANEVGILYGNDSTAKSVIESVDKIREKEDTTLVGSGSIFKGMNSTVTMNLSTIFKLTGVNFTISAACASGSHAIGMAYQLIKSGLQDCIICGGAQEINELAMASFDGLGVFSANEDQPAKASRPFDKNRDGLIPSGGGATLIVESYESAIKRGAPILGEIIGYGFSSNGEHISTPNVDGPSRAMNKAILQANIPVNSIDYVNAHATSTPVGDANEAKAILDVFGENGPYVSSTKSMTGHECWMAGASEIIYSMLMMQHSFIAPNINLEKPDEDAAKLNLVSKTLDKKIDVFLSNSFGFGGTNSALIIKKIKHKDE